The following are from one region of the Paenalkalicoccus suaedae genome:
- a CDS encoding BglG family transcription antiterminator — protein MNERRRQLIQMVVSGNSHMKLKELEQLFQVGERTLRYDLAKVADWLRDYDIHLEHVQGKGMWELAKDPQPEDVREALEAITFLGRSVGFEERVLITIHELLIQHDWQSLKTIAEELDVSKGTVLQQMEQVEKWCNAFHLELERGRKGFILTGSEFDKRLALLSVMEQLGDMWDTVNPVINLNWADLTMKDIDTSYEILEQKAAHAVNHVSYFRVWILHVQRSRTDNWIEPERELQIPPPWFCEVWEELSELASLDVRAEEVAFAYTYLSARGSLSGFIQEQKLPDDQPFELFCEKISTRLGLTGLTRKQRKNIYGDWLACKAATDYTISYLHPLKKKVEEQYPFIVAHVWEVMTEEIIVDKRVRLDSLIPLIIGFAAIYEKSSYENERHQIWVVCPNGIAASRLLKVTLMKHFPQIEVKETLGVSDLKEMEGWDRPDFIISTITLHDCSYPYVIVKPVLSKEELKKIDQFMQQTPKKSIALDQTEASLSVAALIPNERVAVTGSTDLETIMQTGVALLEREGFVTKEFLGDLQETVYEKEYLYELIPGLLFMHTHSDHVEKAGFSLVHLETPYQKGDKINSTAVLFMATPDKTAHVPQLQYLYQLMMNEERVQELLHVAHYQSGGKNG, from the coding sequence GTGAACGAACGAAGGAGACAGCTTATACAAATGGTTGTAAGCGGTAACAGTCACATGAAGCTAAAGGAGCTTGAACAATTGTTTCAAGTCGGGGAAAGGACATTACGGTATGACTTGGCAAAAGTGGCTGACTGGCTTCGCGATTATGATATACACCTCGAGCATGTGCAGGGGAAAGGCATGTGGGAGTTAGCGAAGGATCCTCAACCGGAGGATGTACGAGAAGCGTTAGAGGCGATTACCTTTTTAGGGCGTTCGGTTGGATTTGAGGAGAGAGTGTTAATCACCATCCATGAGCTCCTGATTCAACATGATTGGCAGAGCCTTAAAACAATCGCAGAAGAGCTTGATGTTAGTAAAGGGACTGTGTTGCAACAGATGGAGCAAGTAGAGAAGTGGTGCAATGCCTTTCACCTTGAGCTTGAGCGAGGTCGCAAAGGCTTTATACTAACGGGTTCAGAATTTGATAAGCGCCTTGCGCTACTGAGCGTCATGGAGCAGCTTGGTGACATGTGGGACACGGTGAATCCGGTCATTAACCTCAATTGGGCGGACTTAACGATGAAGGACATTGATACATCCTACGAGATTCTTGAGCAAAAAGCGGCTCATGCCGTTAATCACGTTTCCTACTTTCGTGTGTGGATTCTACATGTGCAGCGCAGTCGCACGGATAATTGGATCGAGCCAGAGCGGGAGCTCCAGATTCCGCCACCGTGGTTTTGCGAGGTGTGGGAGGAGCTGAGCGAGCTCGCCTCACTAGACGTGCGTGCGGAGGAGGTTGCCTTTGCTTACACCTACCTCTCGGCGCGCGGCAGTTTATCAGGGTTTATCCAGGAGCAAAAGCTACCTGACGACCAACCCTTCGAGCTTTTTTGCGAAAAAATTAGTACACGGCTTGGGCTTACAGGACTTACTCGCAAGCAACGTAAAAATATATACGGCGACTGGCTTGCCTGCAAGGCGGCCACCGACTATACGATCAGCTACCTACATCCTTTAAAGAAAAAAGTGGAGGAACAGTACCCCTTTATTGTTGCTCACGTGTGGGAAGTGATGACGGAAGAGATCATCGTGGATAAGCGTGTCCGACTAGATAGTCTGATTCCATTAATCATTGGCTTTGCGGCAATCTACGAGAAGTCCTCGTATGAGAACGAACGACATCAAATCTGGGTGGTTTGTCCAAACGGAATTGCAGCAAGTAGACTGCTCAAGGTGACACTTATGAAGCATTTTCCTCAAATAGAGGTCAAGGAAACGCTCGGGGTCTCGGATTTAAAGGAGATGGAAGGATGGGACAGGCCGGACTTTATCATCTCGACGATCACGTTGCACGATTGCTCCTATCCATACGTCATCGTCAAGCCAGTGCTGTCGAAGGAAGAGCTCAAAAAAATTGATCAGTTCATGCAACAGACGCCAAAAAAGAGCATTGCGCTTGATCAAACAGAGGCCTCCTTATCAGTCGCGGCACTCATTCCAAACGAGCGCGTGGCGGTAACGGGGAGCACGGATTTAGAGACGATCATGCAAACCGGGGTCGCACTGTTGGAGCGAGAAGGGTTTGTGACGAAGGAGTTCTTAGGCGACCTGCAAGAAACCGTGTATGAGAAGGAATATTTGTACGAGTTGATTCCAGGACTACTATTTATGCATACGCATTCTGATCATGTAGAGAAAGCAGGATTTAGCTTAGTACATTTAGAGACTCCTTATCAAAAGGGAGACAAAATCAATTCGACAGCTGTGTTGTTTATGGCGACGCCGGATAAAACGGCGCACGTACCGCAACTACAGTATTTATATCAGCTCATGATGAATGAAGAACGCGTGCAAGAGCTACTTCACGTTGCACACTATCAATCAGGAGGGAAGAACGGATGA
- a CDS encoding sulfite exporter TauE/SafE family protein: MFDYVERISAILREPFMNAALAFESTPIVFAFVLGIVGALAPCQFSGNLSAITLYGSRSLREGISWPETFFYTLGKIVAFTGLGALVWLIGQEFQRELTPYFPWLRRIVGPTLIIMGLYMIGAFRLTQTVSLWRQRTERIKGKGGAFMLGFSFSLAFCPTMFILFFGLLMPLTFTSSVGGALPAVFAVGTALPFLFIIGSIWFLGAGSALVKKGRRVGRYVQYVAGAVLIVIGVLDIVTFW; this comes from the coding sequence ATGTTTGACTACGTCGAGCGCATTAGCGCCATCTTGCGCGAGCCGTTCATGAACGCCGCACTCGCGTTCGAGTCCACGCCGATCGTGTTCGCGTTCGTGCTTGGCATCGTCGGCGCGCTCGCCCCGTGCCAGTTCTCCGGCAACCTCAGCGCCATCACGCTGTATGGATCGCGGAGCCTGCGCGAAGGCATCTCGTGGCCCGAGACCTTTTTTTATACGCTTGGTAAAATCGTGGCGTTCACCGGTTTAGGGGCGCTTGTCTGGCTAATCGGCCAAGAATTTCAACGAGAATTAACGCCCTATTTCCCATGGCTAAGACGAATTGTCGGGCCAACTCTGATCATCATGGGCCTCTATATGATTGGGGCATTTAGACTGACGCAGACAGTATCGTTGTGGAGGCAGCGGACGGAGAGGATCAAGGGGAAGGGCGGCGCATTTATGCTTGGCTTTAGTTTTTCGCTAGCATTTTGTCCAACGATGTTTATCCTGTTCTTTGGTCTGCTCATGCCGCTCACGTTCACGAGCTCCGTAGGCGGGGCATTACCAGCAGTCTTCGCCGTTGGCACGGCGCTACCGTTTTTATTTATAATAGGCTCGATCTGGTTTTTAGGCGCAGGCAGCGCGCTCGTAAAGAAGGGTCGTCGCGTTGGAAGGTACGTGCAATATGTGGCTGGTGCGGTGTTAATCGTGATCGGGGTCTTGGATATCGTGACGTTTTGGTAG
- a CDS encoding Abi family protein yields MTNGTEKVPKRKLSFDEMIQHLEYKNVKFNLISKEDAKEILETSNYFYKITAYRKNFEKNKHDKYVNLDFKLLQDLATIDMRLRYLVLQMCLDIEHKIKTKILADITNDPSEDGYSIVKDYLKKDNSSLNDYMKALNKKSHYNYGLYNKHHNDAPIWVLFEVMTFGALVKFVEYYYKRKKEPRAYKEIQEVLRYAKNIRNTAAHNSPILMDITQMKQIEPTLIIKPITNFAKKLEGLSKSARIKRLTNRKIHDLTALIYIHYTYIDSAGIKNARYKDLQELLERTKKLEGAYDNQDSLIAVYKYFKKIIDYIR; encoded by the coding sequence TTGACTAATGGCACTGAAAAAGTACCAAAAAGGAAACTTAGTTTTGATGAGATGATTCAACATCTTGAATATAAAAATGTAAAGTTTAATCTGATTTCTAAAGAAGATGCAAAAGAGATTTTAGAAACCTCCAATTACTTTTACAAAATCACGGCATATCGCAAAAATTTCGAAAAAAATAAACATGATAAATACGTTAATTTGGACTTTAAATTATTGCAGGATTTAGCAACTATCGATATGAGATTACGTTATTTAGTATTACAAATGTGTTTAGATATTGAACATAAAATTAAAACAAAAATACTTGCAGATATTACGAATGATCCATCAGAGGATGGGTATAGTATTGTAAAGGACTATTTAAAAAAGGATAATAGTTCCCTAAATGATTATATGAAAGCACTCAATAAAAAAAGCCACTATAATTATGGGTTATATAATAAGCACCATAACGATGCACCAATTTGGGTTTTGTTTGAAGTGATGACTTTTGGAGCACTTGTGAAATTTGTTGAATATTATTACAAACGTAAAAAGGAGCCTCGTGCTTATAAGGAGATTCAAGAGGTCCTTCGGTATGCAAAGAATATCCGAAATACTGCGGCACATAACAGCCCTATTTTAATGGATATTACTCAAATGAAACAAATTGAACCCACGCTTATAATCAAACCAATTACTAACTTTGCTAAAAAATTAGAGGGCTTATCTAAAAGTGCTAGAATTAAAAGGCTCACTAACAGAAAAATTCATGATTTAACGGCACTAATTTACATTCACTATACTTACATTGATAGTGCAGGCATTAAAAATGCTCGTTACAAAGATCTCCAAGAACTTTTAGAACGCACGAAAAAGCTAGAGGGAGCATATGATAATCAAGACTCATTAATTGCAGTATATAAGTACTTCAAGAAGATAATTGACTATATTAGATAA
- a CDS encoding copper amine oxidase N-terminal domain-containing protein gives MLKRFILFASMFTLFMLSFGLHITAAEAATVRIDNQVQRYDQPPQIIKNRTLVPMRGIFESLGATVSYDAKTKKITGRKGPNEIVLHVGKSTATINGTTVRLDAPPTVTKSNRTVVPLRFIGESLGASVHWTQATKTANITRRGNVEVVNQYVRNGLHVTNFNDGMQVTVREPKLYSGDSDIEQYVMQIIPADTFRLNELEFLGYSDYYDDFDFDIGFEETGYNTMESLRFKTPLSLTKGRAVNGSSFFFVDDYMTEVYMVTEDRAAMLYPAN, from the coding sequence ATGTTAAAACGTTTTATTCTGTTCGCTTCTATGTTCACGTTGTTCATGCTGAGTTTTGGGTTACATATCACGGCGGCCGAGGCTGCGACAGTGAGGATTGATAACCAGGTTCAGCGCTATGATCAGCCGCCTCAGATTATTAAGAACAGAACACTGGTGCCAATGCGTGGTATTTTTGAGTCACTTGGCGCGACAGTTTCGTATGATGCAAAGACAAAGAAGATTACCGGTCGCAAGGGGCCGAATGAGATTGTGTTGCACGTAGGCAAGTCTACGGCGACGATAAATGGTACGACGGTTAGACTTGATGCACCGCCGACAGTGACGAAGAGCAATCGCACAGTTGTACCACTTCGCTTCATCGGTGAATCCCTAGGCGCAAGCGTGCACTGGACGCAGGCGACTAAGACCGCTAATATTACTCGCCGAGGAAACGTGGAAGTGGTGAATCAATATGTAAGAAATGGTCTGCACGTGACAAACTTCAATGACGGCATGCAGGTTACGGTAAGAGAGCCGAAGCTTTATTCCGGTGATAGCGACATTGAGCAGTATGTGATGCAAATCATTCCAGCTGATACATTCCGATTAAATGAGCTTGAGTTTTTAGGATACAGTGATTATTATGATGACTTCGATTTTGATATCGGATTCGAAGAGACTGGTTATAACACGATGGAAAGCTTGAGATTTAAAACGCCACTTAGTTTAACAAAGGGCCGCGCTGTTAATGGCTCAAGCTTCTTCTTCGTAGACGACTACATGACAGAAGTGTATATGGTTACAGAAGACCGCGCAGCAATGCTGTACCCAGCAAACTAA
- a CDS encoding Crp/Fnr family transcriptional regulator — MMYQSVIDTTFFHSIIHRNDRELVEQAFIERCYEREHTIYHEGDDGESMFIVKSGSVKILRESDSQEIILGHQLPGETFGELEIFHYDKKRTASVRTLEDTVVWSTTRERLQPILEKYPKLYNRIIYVLSERLVQANRKIDYLAFLNARVRVANLLMDMYYNFKGTKKGIPFINRKITHQYVADMIGISRESASRVLTELQQKKIIDVRQKLIYIDNYAQLKQMARSSKHEEDEARIWHRSYTV; from the coding sequence ATGATGTATCAATCCGTTATAGATACGACGTTTTTTCATTCTATTATACATAGGAACGACCGAGAGCTCGTCGAGCAAGCCTTTATAGAGCGCTGTTATGAGCGCGAGCATACGATTTATCATGAAGGAGACGATGGTGAATCTATGTTTATCGTGAAGTCGGGATCCGTCAAGATCCTGCGAGAGTCAGACAGCCAAGAGATTATCCTAGGGCATCAGTTACCGGGGGAAACGTTTGGGGAGCTAGAGATCTTCCATTATGACAAAAAACGAACCGCATCCGTTCGCACCTTAGAGGACACGGTTGTTTGGTCCACAACACGGGAGCGACTTCAGCCGATTTTAGAGAAGTATCCCAAGCTATATAATCGCATCATTTATGTATTGAGCGAGCGTCTTGTGCAAGCGAATCGTAAAATTGATTATCTGGCTTTTCTTAACGCACGCGTGCGAGTTGCGAACCTGCTTATGGACATGTATTACAACTTTAAAGGCACGAAGAAGGGCATACCGTTTATCAATCGAAAAATAACACACCAATACGTAGCCGATATGATTGGGATATCGCGCGAATCAGCATCTCGAGTATTAACCGAGCTCCAGCAAAAGAAGATTATCGACGTTCGCCAAAAGCTCATTTATATCGATAATTATGCCCAACTTAAACAGATGGCGCGGTCGTCCAAACACGAAGAGGACGAGGCCCGCATCTGGCATCGTTCGTACACGGTGTGA
- a CDS encoding S-layer homology domain-containing protein: MKKSLLSLFIALALVFSIMPSIYAMSDVNVGDWFYQDVTYIQNQGYIQGFPDGTFKPQTHVTREQVALILGRYAYSSPPAIRSTSFSDVGTNSQAAPYIRAFSDQGIINGYPDGTFRPNQTIKRGDMAMIIAKGFLQETPVSMTQPRDTRPGDYYYHAVRKLYEAGVSQGYQDGRFLPNEPVTRAEFAAIVRRVIAYNDAYRAGDIDPADDIEVILSDVLTAGDELHGTFGLAYFNNQSFDSVKANVTGYATTWYIENIARKLFDDGAYCYGCDAAIYPFDHHFSVHGMYRLEAPDRLEVEVAYLDGEMYDSYLQDYTLLKRNGRWLIDDTFAKGFPQDYRFSVSQLQTHLEDNVNLRVVRYEGGASAYQGMAGPWYKYRLSDGSIQYVHAELGMLGY; encoded by the coding sequence ATGAAAAAATCATTGTTATCACTATTTATTGCGCTTGCGCTAGTTTTTAGTATTATGCCTTCTATTTATGCCATGTCAGATGTCAATGTGGGTGACTGGTTCTATCAAGATGTAACTTATATACAGAATCAAGGATACATTCAAGGATTTCCTGATGGGACGTTTAAGCCTCAGACTCATGTTACTAGAGAACAAGTTGCACTTATTTTAGGAAGATATGCTTATTCATCCCCACCGGCGATTCGTTCTACTTCATTCTCTGACGTTGGAACCAATTCGCAAGCGGCACCCTACATACGAGCGTTTTCGGATCAGGGTATTATAAACGGCTATCCGGATGGTACATTCCGCCCCAATCAGACCATAAAGCGCGGAGATATGGCAATGATTATTGCCAAAGGATTTTTGCAGGAAACCCCTGTATCGATGACGCAACCACGCGACACGAGACCAGGAGATTATTACTACCATGCTGTTCGAAAGCTATATGAGGCAGGTGTGTCGCAAGGGTATCAAGACGGGCGATTCTTACCTAATGAGCCAGTGACTAGAGCAGAATTTGCTGCGATTGTTCGTCGGGTAATTGCGTATAATGACGCATATAGAGCGGGCGATATTGATCCAGCGGACGATATTGAAGTAATACTATCTGACGTGTTAACAGCTGGTGATGAGCTTCATGGAACATTTGGCTTAGCCTATTTTAATAATCAGTCGTTTGATTCGGTAAAAGCTAATGTCACGGGCTATGCGACTACTTGGTATATCGAAAATATCGCGCGTAAGCTATTTGATGATGGCGCTTATTGCTATGGGTGTGACGCGGCTATTTATCCGTTTGACCATCATTTTTCTGTACATGGAATGTATCGTTTAGAAGCACCAGATCGGTTAGAGGTGGAAGTAGCTTATTTGGATGGAGAGATGTATGATAGCTACTTGCAAGATTATACACTTTTAAAACGTAATGGTCGTTGGCTCATTGATGATACGTTTGCGAAGGGCTTCCCTCAAGACTACAGATTTAGCGTGTCGCAGTTACAAACCCATTTAGAGGACAATGTAAATTTACGTGTTGTGCGATATGAGGGAGGAGCATCAGCTTATCAAGGTATGGCAGGTCCGTGGTATAAGTACCGCTTGTCAGACGGATCTATTCAGTATGTTCATGCCGAGTTAGGTATGTTAGGTTATTAA
- a CDS encoding copper amine oxidase N-terminal domain-containing protein codes for MGKRLFAVVSFVLIVVAFWSINTVSASAASVVIDNQVQRYDQPPVIMNNRTMVPMRGIFESLGATVEWDSRTRIIVGRKGPNQIVLQVGRNEAIINGRTVRLEAPPIVTSNGRTLVPLRFIGETLGASVNWQSSNRTAYITRRGNIQVLNRFVDDGYYHVTNFNDGTRVVVTEGGLAGGTDEVEYFFVGIFPADSFQMNQINFSGYSLTSRQMEGQLDFTGTYLGYLESLKLKGPLQLVKGDLHTGGVFFYVNDVVSELYMYTEDRSARIYPGY; via the coding sequence GTGGGGAAACGATTATTTGCTGTAGTAAGTTTTGTTTTAATTGTAGTAGCTTTTTGGTCAATAAATACGGTATCAGCAAGTGCCGCCTCAGTCGTGATTGACAATCAAGTGCAACGCTATGATCAACCACCGGTAATTATGAATAACAGGACGATGGTGCCTATGCGAGGGATATTCGAGTCGCTTGGTGCAACGGTGGAGTGGGATTCACGAACACGAATTATTGTTGGACGGAAAGGACCGAATCAGATTGTTTTGCAAGTAGGACGTAATGAAGCGATTATAAACGGTAGAACTGTTAGACTTGAAGCACCTCCTATCGTAACTAGTAATGGACGGACGCTCGTCCCGTTGAGATTCATAGGTGAGACCTTAGGCGCGAGTGTGAATTGGCAAAGTAGTAATCGGACTGCATACATTACAAGGCGTGGTAATATTCAAGTATTAAATAGATTTGTAGATGACGGATATTATCACGTGACTAATTTTAATGATGGAACACGTGTTGTAGTAACTGAAGGTGGGCTCGCTGGAGGAACTGATGAAGTAGAATACTTTTTTGTGGGTATTTTCCCAGCGGATTCGTTTCAAATGAATCAAATTAATTTTAGTGGTTACAGTTTAACGAGTCGCCAAATGGAGGGACAACTTGATTTTACAGGTACTTATCTAGGATACTTAGAGAGTTTAAAGTTGAAAGGTCCATTGCAGCTAGTGAAAGGGGATTTACACACAGGCGGCGTCTTCTTTTATGTTAATGACGTGGTGTCAGAGCTTTATATGTATACGGAAGATCGATCAGCGCGAATATATCCGGGATATTAA
- a CDS encoding YxeA family protein: protein MKKWIIVAGVVVMVFASVYVIFAETIDRFNPFISEEFVYVQIQTEDEARDDDGRYKYDVEGVNADGEEKRVVFSTSIELEPGEYVRVLAKGRHASEYTFIEEGEMP, encoded by the coding sequence ATGAAAAAGTGGATTATTGTAGCGGGAGTTGTGGTCATGGTGTTTGCGAGTGTGTACGTTATTTTCGCCGAGACAATCGATCGCTTTAATCCATTTATCTCGGAGGAATTTGTGTATGTGCAGATTCAGACTGAAGACGAAGCGAGGGATGATGATGGACGATATAAATATGATGTGGAAGGCGTGAATGCAGACGGGGAAGAGAAGCGCGTTGTATTTAGCACAAGCATCGAACTCGAGCCCGGTGAATACGTACGTGTGCTTGCGAAGGGGCGACACGCGAGTGAGTATACGTTTATTGAGGAGGGGGAGATGCCTTAG
- a CDS encoding FtsX-like permease family protein, translated as MKTSTLVLRSMKKNISMYYLYFFAMIFSISLYFIFATLQNDRTVMNMVQASTNFATSFQVAGFLLISITIVFTIYATNIFIRRRSQEIGLYQLIGLSKGWVARVLILEHTLLGIGALLVGLLVGALLSRLFLVLFVTMIGLEVTFGLTFSVQALVQSLAVFTCLLAVTVVQITWTVYRSTLLQLFKANQHGDAIVKRPTIVSALLGATGLALIVLGYFLSTFMVENADDLLLFMLAVIASTIGGTYLVFRTSIGWLLSMFRQKKNGDLGLYNSLSVAPLMHRMKGNANSLTLITVLSAMTITMISLSFSLYYNTEEDTRIAMPYDFAVENMGEEAATIAEQLNDVQIGFESGQIEAVRFLGAWEEGASTVFLLLPAEQVVEAGLNVAIPNEGEAIYFNSRAVIEQTDVSLPIGVQVGDGGAEAFTVTDFKLENAMNYRFYGNQMVVNEETFEQVRGSLQEEAAVESEELVYDTFQVTDEERSDVASAIFLSNVEDDAFLTDFYSDYESARQTFGLLIFIAGILGFVFILSTGSILYFKQMTEAEQERSYYVTMRQLGFQVSDMMKGIRRKQYVVFLLPLGIGILHAAFALKVGSVLMAASMLTPILISMAVYILIYLIFMMITIQYYKKIVQDAL; from the coding sequence ATGAAAACATCTACCTTAGTGTTGCGTAGCATGAAAAAGAATATCAGCATGTACTACCTCTACTTTTTTGCGATGATCTTTAGCATCAGCCTCTACTTTATTTTTGCCACGCTACAAAACGATCGCACGGTCATGAACATGGTGCAGGCGAGCACGAACTTTGCGACAAGCTTCCAAGTAGCCGGATTTCTTCTTATTAGTATTACAATCGTGTTTACGATCTACGCGACAAATATCTTTATTAGACGGCGTAGCCAAGAGATTGGTCTTTATCAGCTAATAGGCTTGTCGAAGGGCTGGGTCGCGCGCGTCCTCATTCTTGAGCACACTCTGTTAGGGATCGGCGCGCTGCTCGTAGGGCTTCTAGTTGGTGCACTCTTATCGCGGCTCTTCCTTGTTCTGTTTGTTACGATGATTGGTCTTGAGGTGACGTTTGGACTCACCTTTTCTGTCCAAGCACTCGTGCAAAGTCTCGCGGTGTTTACGTGTCTGCTCGCTGTGACCGTCGTACAAATTACGTGGACTGTCTATCGTAGCACGCTTTTACAGCTCTTCAAGGCGAATCAGCATGGGGATGCCATCGTCAAACGTCCAACGATTGTATCAGCACTACTTGGTGCAACCGGGCTAGCCTTGATTGTGCTTGGCTACTTTCTTTCTACCTTCATGGTCGAAAATGCGGATGACTTGCTTTTATTTATGCTTGCTGTTATTGCTAGCACGATAGGTGGGACGTATCTCGTTTTTCGTACATCCATCGGATGGCTGTTATCGATGTTTCGTCAAAAAAAGAATGGAGATCTTGGACTCTACAACAGCCTCTCGGTCGCGCCACTCATGCATCGGATGAAGGGCAACGCCAATTCGCTCACGCTTATCACGGTCCTGTCGGCGATGACGATCACGATGATCTCACTCTCCTTCTCGCTCTATTACAACACCGAGGAGGACACGAGGATCGCCATGCCCTATGACTTTGCGGTCGAAAATATGGGGGAGGAAGCGGCAACGATAGCAGAGCAATTGAACGATGTACAGATCGGTTTTGAGTCTGGTCAGATAGAGGCAGTAAGGTTCCTCGGGGCATGGGAAGAAGGTGCGAGCACCGTGTTTTTACTGCTTCCAGCGGAGCAGGTGGTAGAAGCCGGATTAAACGTCGCCATTCCGAATGAAGGAGAAGCGATTTACTTTAACTCTCGCGCTGTTATTGAGCAAACGGACGTAAGTCTGCCTATTGGCGTGCAGGTTGGTGACGGAGGTGCGGAGGCCTTTACGGTAACGGACTTTAAACTTGAGAATGCGATGAACTATCGCTTTTATGGGAATCAGATGGTGGTGAATGAGGAGACGTTTGAGCAAGTGAGAGGAAGCTTGCAGGAGGAGGCTGCGGTCGAGTCAGAGGAGCTTGTGTACGATACGTTTCAGGTCACGGACGAGGAGCGATCAGATGTGGCGTCTGCCATCTTTTTATCCAACGTAGAGGACGATGCGTTTTTAACGGACTTTTACTCTGATTACGAGAGCGCGCGCCAAACGTTTGGACTGCTTATCTTTATCGCCGGTATTTTAGGCTTTGTCTTTATTTTATCGACGGGGAGCATTTTGTACTTTAAGCAAATGACGGAAGCGGAGCAGGAGAGATCGTATTATGTCACGATGCGTCAGCTCGGATTCCAGGTCAGTGACATGATGAAGGGCATCAGAAGGAAGCAATACGTCGTGTTTTTACTACCGCTTGGAATCGGAATTCTGCACGCAGCGTTCGCGCTTAAAGTCGGCTCCGTTCTGATGGCCGCAAGCATGCTTACGCCTATTTTAATCAGCATGGCTGTCTACATCTTGATCTACTTGATCTTTATGATGATTACAATTCAGTACTATAAAAAAATCGTGCAGGACGCACTTTAG
- a CDS encoding ABC transporter ATP-binding protein, protein MVNEAKASVLVAEDVHKYYGSRVNVQHVLKGIHLRVSEGEFVGIMGPSGSGKTTLLNLLATIDRFSKGKIQINEHDLATLKAKELADVRRKHLGFIFQDYNLLDSLTVKENIMLPLSLTSMSKRQAQTEFHTLAEMLQINELQDKYPTEISGGQKQRTSAARALIHSPSIVFADEPTGALDSKAASNLLENLHTINQVRDVTIVMVTHDPLASSYCNRVVFLKDGKVFSELYKGDKTREAFFKDLLDMQAVLGGG, encoded by the coding sequence ATGGTAAACGAAGCAAAGGCATCTGTCCTAGTGGCAGAAGACGTTCATAAATACTATGGATCAAGGGTGAACGTCCAGCACGTTCTAAAAGGGATTCATTTACGCGTTAGTGAGGGAGAATTCGTTGGCATTATGGGACCTTCAGGCTCTGGTAAAACGACGTTATTGAATCTGTTAGCAACGATTGACCGTTTTTCGAAAGGGAAGATCCAAATTAATGAGCATGACTTAGCGACATTAAAAGCGAAGGAGCTCGCAGACGTGCGTCGGAAGCACTTAGGCTTTATCTTTCAGGACTACAATTTGCTCGATTCGTTAACGGTGAAAGAGAATATAATGCTTCCACTATCCTTGACTAGCATGAGTAAAAGGCAGGCGCAGACAGAGTTTCATACTCTGGCAGAAATGCTTCAGATCAACGAGCTACAAGATAAGTATCCGACGGAGATATCGGGAGGACAAAAGCAACGCACCTCCGCAGCAAGAGCGCTTATCCATTCCCCATCTATCGTATTTGCGGATGAGCCTACAGGCGCACTTGATTCAAAGGCCGCATCAAATTTATTAGAGAACCTCCACACGATCAATCAAGTAAGGGACGTCACGATCGTCATGGTGACGCACGATCCACTTGCATCAAGCTACTGTAATCGCGTCGTGTTTTTAAAGGACGGAAAGGTGTTCTCGGAATTATACAAGGGAGATAAAACGAGAGAAGCCTTTTTTAAGGACCTCCTTGATATGCAAGCCGTTTTAGGGGGAGGGTGA